In Nitrobacteraceae bacterium AZCC 1564, the following proteins share a genomic window:
- a CDS encoding dTMP kinase (product_source=KO:K00943; cath_funfam=3.40.50.300; cog=COG0125; ko=KO:K00943; pfam=PF02223; smart=SM00382; superfamily=52540; tigrfam=TIGR00041) has translation MANLAKGLRATRGRFITFEGGEGAGKSTQIKLLAERLNAGKIPTITTREPGGSPGAEIIRHLLLSGLGKALGPEAESLLFAAARDDHVATVIKPALEQGKWVLCDRFTDSTRVYQGELGHVDPKLIRAMERVTIGNLKPDLTFILDVPVAVGLRRAIERRGTAAADRFEGEGIEFHEKLRKAYLEIAANEPQRCILIDANADTATVASRVWTALRDHLFSAAIAGQNSKT, from the coding sequence ATGGCCAATCTCGCGAAAGGGTTGAGAGCAACGCGCGGCCGATTCATCACGTTTGAAGGCGGCGAGGGCGCCGGCAAGTCGACGCAAATCAAGCTGCTGGCCGAGCGTCTCAATGCCGGAAAAATACCTACGATCACCACACGGGAGCCTGGCGGATCGCCCGGTGCAGAAATCATCCGTCACCTACTGCTCTCTGGTCTCGGTAAGGCGCTGGGACCAGAAGCAGAGTCCCTGCTGTTTGCAGCCGCACGTGACGATCACGTCGCAACAGTTATCAAACCAGCGCTGGAGCAGGGGAAGTGGGTGTTGTGTGATCGCTTCACCGACTCGACACGCGTCTATCAAGGCGAACTCGGCCATGTCGATCCGAAGCTCATTCGCGCGATGGAGCGGGTCACGATTGGAAACCTGAAACCCGATCTGACATTCATCCTAGATGTTCCCGTCGCAGTCGGCCTCAGAAGGGCCATCGAACGGCGCGGGACAGCGGCGGCCGACCGGTTCGAGGGCGAGGGCATTGAGTTTCACGAGAAGCTGCGCAAAGCCTATTTGGAGATTGCAGCAAACGAACCGCAGCGCTGCATCTTGATCGATGCAAACGCCGATACCGCGACCGTCGCGTCCCGCGTCTGGACCGCATTACGGGACCATCTTTTTTCTGCGGCAATCGCAGGTCAAAATAGCAAGACATGA
- a CDS encoding DNA polymerase-3 subunit delta' (product_source=KO:K02341; cath_funfam=3.40.50.300; cog=COG2256; ko=KO:K02341; pfam=PF13177; superfamily=52540), with protein MSSKTAEKEISVLAPRETNVLFGHHEAEATLLNAYRSGRIPHAWLIGGAQGIGKATLAYRMAKFVLAHPDPSAQLVQSVETLAVDPDHPVVRQVVAGSHGSLLTLERTANEKGALRSVITVDESRETIGFFGSTAAVEGWRICVVDTVDELNANASNALLKILEEPPARALFLLISHAPARVLATIQSRCRKLPLRPLTTDEVVAGASEAAGLNANDPALRDAAGESDGSVARALTLLGGDALGLQQRTLELLNALPRVDPRALHALGDALGLNDRVGLRAFVDTVDRWLTGHLQAPDAGTNLPRLARLAEVWEKINGAARETEAFNLERKPLVFSIFSMLSDATR; from the coding sequence ATGAGTTCGAAGACTGCCGAAAAAGAAATATCCGTCCTTGCTCCTCGCGAGACAAACGTCCTGTTCGGTCATCACGAGGCGGAAGCGACGCTGCTCAACGCATATCGCAGTGGGCGAATTCCGCATGCGTGGCTGATCGGCGGGGCGCAGGGGATCGGCAAAGCGACGCTGGCCTATCGGATGGCGAAGTTCGTGCTCGCGCATCCCGACCCTTCGGCCCAGCTCGTACAGAGCGTTGAGACACTTGCAGTCGATCCAGATCATCCGGTGGTGCGCCAAGTCGTAGCCGGCAGCCATGGCAGCCTTTTGACGCTGGAGCGAACCGCAAACGAGAAGGGCGCGCTGCGGAGCGTCATCACAGTCGATGAATCCCGCGAAACCATCGGATTCTTTGGCTCCACTGCGGCCGTCGAAGGCTGGCGCATCTGTGTGGTCGACACCGTCGACGAACTGAACGCCAACGCATCAAACGCGCTTTTGAAAATCCTCGAAGAGCCGCCGGCGCGCGCGCTGTTCCTCTTGATCAGTCATGCCCCAGCCCGCGTTCTTGCAACGATACAATCGCGTTGCCGCAAGCTGCCACTGCGGCCGCTGACCACAGATGAGGTCGTCGCGGGTGCGTCCGAGGCCGCTGGCCTGAACGCAAATGACCCCGCGTTACGTGATGCCGCAGGGGAATCCGACGGCAGCGTAGCGCGGGCTCTCACGTTGCTCGGTGGTGATGCGCTCGGTCTCCAACAGCGGACCCTCGAACTCTTGAACGCCTTGCCGCGCGTCGATCCGCGCGCGCTTCATGCGTTGGGAGATGCATTGGGGCTCAACGACCGCGTTGGCCTCAGGGCGTTCGTCGATACGGTCGACCGCTGGCTGACGGGACATCTGCAAGCGCCAGACGCCGGTACAAACCTGCCGCGCCTTGCACGGCTTGCCGAGGTATGGGAAAAGATCAACGGTGCTGCGCGCGAGACCGAAGCTTTCAATCTTGAGCGAAAACCTTTGGTTTTCTCTATATTTAGCATGCTCTCCGACGCCACGCGCTAG